A window from Flavobacterium sp. 83 encodes these proteins:
- a CDS encoding choice-of-anchor L domain-containing protein — protein sequence MKRNFLLFLILVNCAVNAQLVIDNTTQTPLQLVQNVVVGQGINASNIKFNGSAVSANSLSDQVGLFTNGTTTNIGIDKGIILSTGNSAIAVGPNDRDLATLPTSNPFVGDNDLKILSNNQLIKNVAILEFDFVPVGNKLSFNFVFASEEYPEFVNDSYNDNFGFFLSGPGITGPFSGGAKNIALIPSTVLPVSINNLNNGNSNTGPCEYCAYYVNNEGGSTIQYDGFTKVLAANANVICGETYHIKLAIANVGDNNYDSAVFIEGASFSSPAINLGPDLKICSASNHVLNSGLNGSEIHEWRFNGNVIPGEFGPQITVNQSGLYSVQAFPFGATCPVNDEIKI from the coding sequence ATGAAAAGAAATTTTTTATTATTTTTAATACTGGTTAATTGCGCTGTCAATGCTCAATTAGTTATAGATAATACCACACAAACACCATTGCAATTAGTCCAAAATGTTGTTGTAGGACAAGGGATAAACGCTTCAAATATTAAATTTAATGGCTCTGCAGTTAGTGCAAATTCACTTAGTGATCAGGTAGGACTTTTTACTAACGGTACAACTACCAATATTGGGATTGATAAAGGAATAATTTTGAGTACGGGTAATTCTGCAATTGCCGTGGGACCAAATGACCGAGATTTAGCTACGTTACCCACTTCAAATCCTTTTGTAGGAGACAATGACTTAAAAATTCTTTCTAACAATCAATTGATTAAGAACGTTGCTATTCTCGAATTTGATTTTGTTCCAGTTGGAAATAAATTAAGTTTTAATTTTGTTTTTGCTTCAGAAGAGTATCCCGAATTTGTTAATGATTCTTATAATGATAATTTTGGTTTTTTCTTAAGTGGTCCAGGAATAACGGGGCCTTTTTCTGGTGGCGCCAAAAATATAGCTCTCATACCAAGTACTGTACTTCCTGTCTCCATAAACAATTTGAATAATGGAAATTCAAATACAGGACCTTGTGAATATTGTGCATACTATGTTAATAATGAAGGAGGTTCAACCATACAATATGATGGATTTACTAAGGTCCTAGCAGCAAATGCCAATGTAATTTGCGGTGAAACTTATCATATAAAGTTAGCCATTGCTAATGTTGGGGACAATAATTATGATTCGGCTGTATTTATAGAAGGTGCGAGTTTTAGTTCTCCTGCAATTAATTTAGGACCTGACCTGAAAATATGCAGTGCTTCAAACCATGTATTAAATTCAGGATTAAATGGTAGCGAAATTCATGAATGGCGCTTCAACGGCAATGTAATTCCCGGAGAATTTGGGCCACAAATTACTGTTAATCAGTCCGGCTTATATTCTGTTCAAGCTTTTCCTTTTGGGGCAACTTGTCCCGTTAATGATGAAATAAAAATTTAA